One part of the Salmo salar chromosome ssa28, Ssal_v3.1, whole genome shotgun sequence genome encodes these proteins:
- the LOC106589304 gene encoding thyroid hormone receptor alpha isoform X1 — translation MEHMPKEQDPNLSEGEEKLWIDGPKRKRKNSSCSVKSMSGYIPSYLEKDEPCVVCGDKATGYHYRCITCEGCKGFFRRTIQKNLHPAYSCKYDGCCIIDKITRNQCQLCRFKKCIAVGMAMDLVLDDSKRVAKRRLIEENRVKRKEEMVKTLQNRPEPTGSEWELIRMLTEAHRHTNAQGSHWKQKRKFLPEDIGQSPVVPTSDGDKVDLEAFSEFTKIITPAITRVVDFAKKLPMFSGLPCEDQIILLKGCCMEIMSLRAAVRYDAESETLTLSGEMAVKREQLKNGGLGVVSDAIFDLGKSLAQFNLDDTEVALLQAVLLMSSDRSGLTSSDKIEKCQETYLLAFEHYINYRKHNIPHFWPKLLMKVTDLRMIGACHASRFLHMKVECPTELFPPLFLEVFEDQEV, via the exons GGTACATCCCCAGCTACCTGGAGAAGGATGAACCGTGCGTGGTGTGTGGAGACAAGGCCACTGGCTACCACTACCGCTGCATCACCTGTGAGGGCTGCAAG ggttTCTTTCGGCGGACAATTCAGAAGAACCTCCACCCCGCCTACTCCTGTAAGTACGATGGCTGCTGCATCATCGACAAGATCACCCGCAACCAGTGCCAGCTGTGCCGCTTCAAGAAGTGCATCGCAGTGGGCATGGCCATGGACC TCGTTCTGGACGACTCTAAGCGGGTGGCCAAGCGGCGTCTGATCGAGGAGAACCGGgtgaagaggaaggaggagatggtGAAGACTCTGCAGAACCGGCCGGAGCCCACCGGCTCAGAGTGGGAGCTGATCCGCATGCTGACCGAGGCCCACCGCCACACCAATGCACAGGGCTCCCACTGGAAACAGAAACGCAAGTTCCTG CCGGAGGACATAGGTCAGTCTCCCGTGGTCCCCACGTCGGACGGAGACAAGGTGGATCTGGAGGCCTTCAGTGAGTTCACCAAGATTATCACCCCTGCCATCACCCGCGTCGTCGACTTTGCCAAAAAACTTCCCATGTTCTCGGGG CTGCCTTGTGAGGACCAGATCATCCTATTAAAAGGCTGCTGTATGGAGATCATGTCGCTGCGAGCCGCCGTGCGTTACGACGCAGAGAGCGAGACGCTGACCCTGAGTGGCGAGATGGCGGTCAAGCGGGAGCAGCTGAAGAACGGGGGCTTGGGCGTGGTGTCGGATGCCATCTTCGACCTGGGCAAGAGCCTGGCACAGTTCAATCTGGACGACACGGAGGTGGCGCTGCTGCAGGCTGTGCTGCTCATGAGCTCAG ACCGCTCGGGCCTCACGAGCAGTGACAAGATCGAGAAGTGCCAGGAGACCTACCTGCTGGCGTTTGAACACTACATCAACTACCGCAAACACAACATTCCCCACTTCTGGCCCAAGCTGCTGATGAAGGTGACGGACCTGCGTATGATTGGGGCGTGTCACGCCAGCCGCTTCCTCCACATGAAGGTGGAGTGCCCAACTGAACTTTTCCCCCCGCTCTTCCTGGAGGTCTTCGAGGACCAGGAAGTGTGA
- the LOC106589304 gene encoding thyroid hormone receptor alpha isoform X2, whose protein sequence is MHILHSHCVIRWIDGPKRKRKNSSCSVKSMSGYIPSYLEKDEPCVVCGDKATGYHYRCITCEGCKGFFRRTIQKNLHPAYSCKYDGCCIIDKITRNQCQLCRFKKCIAVGMAMDLVLDDSKRVAKRRLIEENRVKRKEEMVKTLQNRPEPTGSEWELIRMLTEAHRHTNAQGSHWKQKRKFLPEDIGQSPVVPTSDGDKVDLEAFSEFTKIITPAITRVVDFAKKLPMFSGLPCEDQIILLKGCCMEIMSLRAAVRYDAESETLTLSGEMAVKREQLKNGGLGVVSDAIFDLGKSLAQFNLDDTEVALLQAVLLMSSDRSGLTSSDKIEKCQETYLLAFEHYINYRKHNIPHFWPKLLMKVTDLRMIGACHASRFLHMKVECPTELFPPLFLEVFEDQEV, encoded by the exons GGTACATCCCCAGCTACCTGGAGAAGGATGAACCGTGCGTGGTGTGTGGAGACAAGGCCACTGGCTACCACTACCGCTGCATCACCTGTGAGGGCTGCAAG ggttTCTTTCGGCGGACAATTCAGAAGAACCTCCACCCCGCCTACTCCTGTAAGTACGATGGCTGCTGCATCATCGACAAGATCACCCGCAACCAGTGCCAGCTGTGCCGCTTCAAGAAGTGCATCGCAGTGGGCATGGCCATGGACC TCGTTCTGGACGACTCTAAGCGGGTGGCCAAGCGGCGTCTGATCGAGGAGAACCGGgtgaagaggaaggaggagatggtGAAGACTCTGCAGAACCGGCCGGAGCCCACCGGCTCAGAGTGGGAGCTGATCCGCATGCTGACCGAGGCCCACCGCCACACCAATGCACAGGGCTCCCACTGGAAACAGAAACGCAAGTTCCTG CCGGAGGACATAGGTCAGTCTCCCGTGGTCCCCACGTCGGACGGAGACAAGGTGGATCTGGAGGCCTTCAGTGAGTTCACCAAGATTATCACCCCTGCCATCACCCGCGTCGTCGACTTTGCCAAAAAACTTCCCATGTTCTCGGGG CTGCCTTGTGAGGACCAGATCATCCTATTAAAAGGCTGCTGTATGGAGATCATGTCGCTGCGAGCCGCCGTGCGTTACGACGCAGAGAGCGAGACGCTGACCCTGAGTGGCGAGATGGCGGTCAAGCGGGAGCAGCTGAAGAACGGGGGCTTGGGCGTGGTGTCGGATGCCATCTTCGACCTGGGCAAGAGCCTGGCACAGTTCAATCTGGACGACACGGAGGTGGCGCTGCTGCAGGCTGTGCTGCTCATGAGCTCAG ACCGCTCGGGCCTCACGAGCAGTGACAAGATCGAGAAGTGCCAGGAGACCTACCTGCTGGCGTTTGAACACTACATCAACTACCGCAAACACAACATTCCCCACTTCTGGCCCAAGCTGCTGATGAAGGTGACGGACCTGCGTATGATTGGGGCGTGTCACGCCAGCCGCTTCCTCCACATGAAGGTGGAGTGCCCAACTGAACTTTTCCCCCCGCTCTTCCTGGAGGTCTTCGAGGACCAGGAAGTGTGA